The Mucilaginibacter mallensis genome has a segment encoding these proteins:
- a CDS encoding phytanoyl-CoA dioxygenase family protein, which translates to METIIQPSEAQLLGSLKKKRQLFRDISLQERFDRDGYVVIDFLTSVEVDSLNEAYANLQGDLGTPAFASTIMSRNAEYRLEVSALIENTFARAINEMFQDTRFYWGNFNIKYPSNNMGAVPLHQDHSFLDERVFQTLGFWVPLVDTTPQNGALQVIPGSHTLLKQLRCGGRPFPYATSQQTLLEQFGKQLLMRAGQAYIGSPALFHASPPNTSAQPRIVAAGLAGPIESSLIYCHYHKVNDIGMAEIFEVDHNYYVTAPLFSKPDIGRYRLTEIARVDRSMPDIESIIEALSDFSKS; encoded by the coding sequence ATGGAGACTATCATACAACCATCAGAAGCCCAATTATTGGGCTCACTTAAAAAAAAACGGCAGCTTTTTAGGGATATAAGCTTACAGGAAAGATTTGACCGTGATGGGTATGTGGTGATTGATTTCTTAACCTCTGTTGAAGTTGATTCATTAAACGAGGCTTATGCCAATTTACAGGGTGATTTAGGCACACCTGCATTCGCATCAACCATAATGAGCCGCAATGCCGAATACCGGCTCGAGGTATCGGCGTTAATTGAAAATACTTTCGCACGTGCCATAAATGAAATGTTTCAAGATACCCGTTTTTACTGGGGCAACTTCAACATAAAATATCCGAGCAATAATATGGGGGCCGTTCCACTGCACCAGGATCATTCATTTTTGGATGAGCGCGTTTTTCAAACCTTAGGATTCTGGGTGCCGTTGGTTGATACTACTCCTCAAAATGGCGCTTTGCAAGTTATACCTGGCAGCCATACCCTGTTAAAACAATTACGTTGCGGCGGCCGGCCATTTCCTTATGCCACATCACAGCAAACCTTACTGGAACAATTTGGCAAGCAACTATTAATGCGGGCCGGGCAGGCTTATATTGGCAGTCCTGCACTTTTTCATGCATCACCACCAAATACAAGCGCACAGCCCCGCATTGTAGCCGCAGGACTGGCTGGGCCGATTGAGAGCAGCCTGATATATTGCCATTATCATAAAGTAAATGACATTGGCATGGCCGAAATTTTTGAGGTTGATCATAATTACTACGTTACGGCGCCCTTATTCAGCAAACCTGATATTGGCAGGTACAGGTTAACAGAGATCGCACGGGTTGATAGATCCATGCCGGATATTGAATCAATAATTGAAGCACTCAGCGATTTTTCCAAATCATAA